A section of the Hyalangium minutum genome encodes:
- a CDS encoding transglycosylase domain-containing protein: MLGLGGVLFPAYYLYKASKLPPMDSEFEIEKQLKHAIEGDRMSLVSGMYVKPDRSITFNRPDFTRLPKDLVAIYITQMGCPQFFQTPREDGFAWAWRLFVGATVGGQPPGDGGCEHILAYRIAWKLGVRDEMELTVASNKLHAFLQKDQLIAYDLAIIQFERGVVGVEDAAYKLFGRELDKLSLAELGELQLALPPYGYYDDLKTCQNAAIMKQNRDLVLKYTAGVELLGRDKVNNALAQPVFCTQRKQ; this comes from the coding sequence ATGCTGGGGCTGGGAGGGGTGCTCTTCCCGGCCTATTACCTCTACAAGGCGAGCAAGCTGCCCCCCATGGACAGCGAGTTCGAGATCGAGAAGCAGCTCAAGCACGCCATTGAAGGCGATCGCATGAGTCTGGTGTCCGGCATGTACGTGAAGCCGGACCGGTCCATCACCTTCAACCGTCCGGACTTCACGCGGCTGCCCAAGGACCTGGTGGCCATCTACATCACCCAGATGGGGTGCCCGCAGTTCTTCCAGACGCCGCGCGAGGACGGGTTCGCCTGGGCCTGGCGGCTCTTTGTCGGCGCCACCGTGGGTGGCCAGCCGCCGGGAGATGGCGGCTGTGAGCACATCCTCGCCTACCGGATCGCGTGGAAGCTGGGGGTGCGCGATGAGATGGAGCTGACGGTGGCCTCCAACAAGCTCCACGCCTTCCTCCAGAAGGATCAGCTCATCGCGTACGACCTGGCCATCATCCAGTTCGAGCGCGGCGTGGTGGGCGTGGAGGACGCCGCCTACAAGCTCTTCGGCCGCGAGCTGGACAAGCTGTCGCTGGCGGAGCTCGGAGAGCTGCAGCTGGCCCTGCCGCCGTACGGCTACTACGACGACCTGAAGACCTGCCAGAACGCGGCCATCATGAAGCAGAACCGCGACCTCGTCCTGAAGTACACCGCCGGCGTGGAGCTGCTGGGCCGCGACAAGGTGAACAACGCCCTCGCCCAGCCGGTCTTCTGCACCCAGCGCAAGCAGTGA
- a CDS encoding serine/threonine-protein kinase, protein MASARTCETCGLEVPPGAGVCPRDGTVILSSFMARDDEESTQIDHRRNVWGEEPPSRGRSAPFAWGEEAPPRSPTADDSQAAAATAAMWGEEPPTRDPLIGMKLGEYELRSRIGVGGMGFVYDGIQPLIGKRVAVKVLRPELAQAPEQVARLLAEARAVNAIRHRGIIDIFGFGQVPDGRQYIVMEFLDGQPLDAYLAEKGRLPPTEALSILDEVLAALGAAHGAGVVHRDLKPSNIFLVREPGGTRYVKLLDFGLAKQGQSGAAARTAQTRTDMVVGTPEYMAPEQARGQAVGPMTDLYAMGVVTFEMVTGRLPFIGTSPVDLLMKHVDARPPRPSEFVPELPPALDAFILQMLTKDPEARPSSADALRQQLHRLRRTMLRPTRAQAAAAAQIAPARALTPTPAPAASAPSTEEVSAVVVISDSVKVPAVPAPPDPVSLAPMTGEQPVPVPMAAKAEEPVPRQATPPAPLPSPELSPAEKRAAGLTSPNKRVVPIAVAAAVLLGAVGVLLFRSRGTDTPVNTPPVVATPTGPVTPPPQPTQPNPTPPVTPPANPVATTPTEAITPPTPNPGTPVNPTPAPETTPTPQLPVDPTEASKPGTVKTTPRPGNTRSAAQQELLNSVDRLRRDMEGLIKSGQIKDASSARNMFDRIRKGAAAADSADDRRSVEFMMSNFERTYLNRK, encoded by the coding sequence ATGGCCTCCGCGCGCACGTGTGAAACCTGTGGTCTGGAAGTCCCTCCTGGCGCCGGCGTGTGCCCACGGGACGGAACGGTCATCCTTTCGTCCTTCATGGCCCGAGACGACGAAGAGAGCACCCAGATCGATCATCGTCGGAACGTGTGGGGCGAAGAGCCTCCCTCTCGCGGGCGCTCGGCCCCATTCGCCTGGGGCGAGGAGGCACCTCCTCGCAGCCCCACCGCGGATGACTCTCAGGCCGCTGCGGCCACCGCCGCCATGTGGGGAGAAGAGCCACCCACGAGAGATCCGCTGATCGGCATGAAGCTCGGGGAGTACGAGCTGCGCTCGCGCATCGGCGTGGGCGGCATGGGCTTCGTGTACGACGGCATCCAGCCACTCATTGGCAAGCGCGTGGCGGTGAAGGTGCTGCGGCCCGAGCTGGCGCAGGCCCCCGAGCAGGTGGCTCGCCTGCTGGCCGAGGCCCGCGCCGTCAACGCCATCCGCCACCGCGGCATCATCGACATCTTCGGCTTCGGGCAGGTGCCGGACGGGCGGCAGTACATCGTCATGGAGTTCCTGGATGGGCAGCCGCTCGACGCCTATCTGGCGGAGAAGGGGCGGCTGCCGCCCACCGAGGCGCTCTCCATCCTCGATGAGGTGCTGGCCGCGCTGGGCGCCGCGCACGGCGCGGGCGTGGTGCACCGCGACCTGAAGCCGAGCAACATCTTCCTGGTACGCGAGCCGGGCGGCACGCGCTACGTGAAGCTGCTGGACTTCGGTCTCGCCAAGCAGGGCCAGAGCGGCGCGGCCGCGCGCACCGCGCAGACGCGCACGGACATGGTGGTGGGCACGCCGGAGTACATGGCGCCGGAGCAGGCCCGCGGCCAGGCCGTGGGTCCGATGACGGACCTGTACGCCATGGGCGTCGTCACCTTCGAGATGGTCACCGGCCGGCTGCCCTTCATCGGCACCTCGCCGGTGGACCTGCTGATGAAGCACGTGGACGCGCGGCCGCCTCGGCCCTCGGAGTTCGTGCCCGAGCTGCCGCCCGCGCTGGATGCCTTCATCCTGCAGATGCTGACGAAGGATCCGGAGGCTCGCCCCAGCTCCGCGGATGCCCTGCGCCAGCAGCTCCACCGCCTGCGCCGCACCATGCTGCGGCCCACGCGGGCCCAGGCCGCCGCGGCCGCCCAGATCGCTCCTGCCCGGGCCCTCACGCCCACGCCCGCCCCCGCCGCCTCGGCTCCGTCCACCGAAGAGGTCTCCGCCGTCGTCGTCATCTCCGACTCGGTGAAGGTCCCGGCGGTGCCCGCGCCGCCGGATCCGGTGTCCCTGGCGCCCATGACCGGGGAGCAACCCGTTCCTGTCCCCATGGCCGCGAAGGCCGAGGAGCCGGTGCCGCGCCAGGCCACCCCGCCGGCTCCGCTGCCGTCGCCCGAGCTCTCTCCCGCGGAGAAGCGCGCCGCGGGCCTCACCTCGCCCAACAAGCGCGTGGTGCCCATCGCAGTGGCTGCCGCGGTGCTGCTGGGAGCCGTCGGCGTGCTGCTGTTCCGCAGCCGTGGGACGGACACTCCGGTGAACACGCCTCCCGTCGTGGCCACGCCGACCGGGCCTGTCACGCCTCCTCCGCAGCCGACGCAGCCGAACCCCACGCCGCCGGTGACGCCTCCGGCCAACCCGGTCGCGACGACCCCCACCGAAGCCATCACGCCTCCGACGCCGAACCCGGGCACCCCGGTGAACCCCACCCCCGCGCCCGAGACGACGCCCACGCCGCAGCTGCCCGTGGATCCGACCGAGGCGTCCAAGCCGGGCACCGTGAAGACGACGCCCCGCCCGGGCAACACCCGCTCCGCCGCTCAGCAGGAGCTGCTGAACAGCGTGGATCGCCTCCGGCGCGACATGGAGGGGCTCATCAAGTCGGGGCAAATCAAGGACGCCTCGTCCGCCCGCAACATGTTCGACCGCATCCGCAAGGGCGCGGCCGCCGCCGACAGCGCCGACGACCGCCGCAGCGTCGAGTTCATGATGAGCAACTTCGAGCGGACGTACCTCAACCGCAAGTAG